The Salvelinus alpinus chromosome 3, SLU_Salpinus.1, whole genome shotgun sequence genome segment ACACGAACGCTTCTCACACCATACTAGCCCTACCCCTGTGGCCAGCTACCCATAGTGACATCGTCTTTGTCCAGTGAGGAGAGAAGCCACCAGTGCCTTCCAATCCCCCACTACGAGTCCCAACTCCcaaaacacagacacagtatgGACAGACTAGACTACGCCATATAGCTAGTTCCCGTTCTTAAGACGTCCTGGACTTTGGTGGTATTTTCTAAAAGGTTTGGACATGGCAGGAACATCAGGGAGCAGTTCTCATGTCATGTGAAACAAAGTCTTGACTCTAGATCAAATACTCCATTTTGATCACGCTTGGTAATCGAAGGTCCTCGAAGCCCATTCACACTCCGGCCCAGAGGGTGGCGCTGTtgtgactgggctggggtggggtgGGTAATTGTGGAGGTGGGAGGTCATGGGTCAAAGGAGAGTTACTCACCCCTTCCTCTTCTCTGTGTGGGTTCAACCTGCTGTACACCGCCTCGATCACACTGCGTCTGAATACACACACAGATTATACATTATCGTTTGTGTGCATTAGTGAAGATTGATCTGAAAAGAAAATGGACAATGAAGTACATTTcttcagtgtgcgtgtgtgtaatatTTACTTGCTGGCCAGGCCTCCTCCAGGAGGTAGGTTGGGGATGTTCTCAGAGGCGATGTACCTCAGAACAGACACCAGGTCAGGAACCCCCTCTTCTCCACAGCCACCCAGCAAGTCTATGGACAGACACAGGGTTAAAGTGGAAACAGAAAGATGGACAGCCGGTTGCCTTTGAACAGATTCTACATGTTGAATCGGCGCAAACAGCCATTGCTCGTGGCTCGCTAAAACACACCGCAGAGACAGCTAGCGATAGGGCGGCTGGCTAAAACACACTCCAGCGACAGCTAGCGATAGGGCGGCTGGCTAAAACACACCGCAGCGACAGCTAGCGATAGGGCGGCTGGCTAAAAAACACCGCAGCGACAGCTAGCGATAGGGCGGCTGGCTAAAACACACCGCAGCGACAGCTAGCGATAGGGAGGCTGGCTAAAACACACTGCAAAGACAGCTAGCGATAGGGCAGCTGGCTAAAACACACCGCAGCGACAGCTAGCGATAGGGCGGCTGGCTAAAACACACCGCAGAGACAGCTAGCGATAGGGCGGCTGGCTAAAACACACCGCAGAGACAGCTAGCGATAGGGCGGCTGGCTAAAACACACCGCAGCGACAGCTAGCGATAGGGCGGCTGGCTAAAACACACCGCAGAGACAGCTAGCGATAGGGCGGCTGGCTAAAACACACCGCAGAGACAGCTAGCGATAGGGCGGCTGGCTAAAACACACCGCAGAGACAGCTAGCGATAGGGCGGCTGGCTAAAACACACCGCAGAGACAGCTAGCGATAGCTGGTCTTCGGTGCAGTGTGTCCAAGCTCTCAGAGAGGATGTGCGTGTTCTCACCCTCTACACGTGTCTCCAGGTATTTGTCcaattcctcctctttcttcagaGCTTGTTCAGACACCTTGGGAGCTCCCGGTAAAGTCACCAACACCACACTCATGTTATCCCTACtgccctggacacacacacacacacagagagagacagagggttagaACGTCAATTAAAATCGTATAGGTCACATGTGCTGTATACAACAGGTGATGATCTTactgtgaaacgcttacttacaagccctttaccaacaatgcagaaaataaaaataatgaagaaaatatttactaagtaAAAagaaagtaacaataaaataacaataacgaggctatatacagggggtactgagtcaatgtgcgggagtacAGATTAGTCaagctaattgaggtaatatgtacaattgaagtcggaagtttacatacacttagattggagtcattaaaactcgtttctcaaccactccacaaatttcttgttaacttcttatggctgcaagtgagtattgagtagcttggatgaaaggtgcagaggtgcccagagtaaacggcctgctcctcagtcatagttgctaatatatacatattattattagtattggatagaaaactctctgaagtttctaaaactgtttgaatgatgtctgtgagtataacagaactcatatggcaaaaacctgagaagaaatccaaacaggaagtggaaattctgaggctggtcaattttcaaccaagatcctattgacatcacagcgagatatggatgagtttgcacttcctacggcttccactagatgtcaacagtctgtagaaccttgtctgatgcctctactgtgaaggggggccgaatgagaggggaattagtcaggtctgccatgacctgaccattctttgaccatgcgcgttcacatgagggagATCTGAttcatcgctcatctgaagtcaatgtaattctccggttggaacgttattcaagatttatgttaaaaacattcaaTACATCTTTTGacgtgtttctactgactgttacggaatttttggacatttcgtcaggtttaagtgaacgcgcttcctgacattggatttgtttaccaaacacgctacaaaagtagctatttagacataaatgatggacattaccgaacaaaacaaacatttcttgtggaagtgggagtcctgggagtgtattccgacgaagatcagcaaaggtaagtgaagatttataatgctttttatgagttttgttaaGTGCACAATTTGGCAGGTAACTGTacggcttgcttttgtggctgaacgctgttctcagattattgaatattgtgttttgccgtaaagctttttgaaatctgacagcggttgcattaagaacaagtgtatctgtaattctatgtaaaacatgtatctttcatcaaagtttatgatgagtatttatgttatttgacgtggttctctgcaatttctccggatattttggaggcatttctgaacatggcaccaatgtacacagttttttgtatataaatattaactttatcaaacaaaacatatgtattgtgtaacatgaagtcctatgagtgtcatctgatgaagatcaaaggttagtgatgaattttatctctatttgtgctttttccgactcctctctttggctggaaaaattgctgaatttttctgtgagttggtggtgaccttacataatcgtttgtggtgctttcgctgaaaagcctatttgaaatcagacacttgagggattaacaacaagattacctttaaaatggtataagatacatgtatgtttcaaCTGTtccactgttctgcctgcggctatggaaccctgacctgttcaccggacgtgctacctgtcccagacctgctgttttcaactctctagagacagcaggagcggtagggATACTcataatgatcggctatgaaaagccaactgacatttactcctgaggtgctgacttggtgcaactactgtgattattattatttgaccatgctggtcatttatgaacatcttggccatgttctgttataatctccacccggcacagccagaagaggactggccacccctcatagcctggttccgctctaggtttcttcctaggttttggcctttctagggagtttttcctagccacctcttcacctgcattgcttgctgtttggggttttaggctgggtttctgtacagcactttgagatatctgctgatgtaagaagggttatataaatacactgctcaaaaaaataaagggaacacttaaacaacacaatgtaactccaagtcaatcacacttctgtgaaatcaaactgtccacttaggaagcaacactgattgacaatacatttcacatgctgttgtgcaaatggaatagacaacaggtggaaattataggcaattaacaaggcacccccaataaaggagtggttctgcaggtggtgaccacagaccacttctcagttcctatgcttcctggctgatgttttggtcacttttgaatgctggcggtgctttcactctagtggtagcatgagacggagtctacaacccacacaagtggctcaggtagtgcagctcatccaggatggcacatcaacgcaagctgtggcaagaaggtttgctgtgtctgtcagcgtagtgtccagagcatggaggcgctaccaggagacaggccagtacatcaggagacgtggaggaggccgtaggagggcaacaacccagcagcaggaccgctacctccgcctttgtgcaaggagtagcactgccagagccctgcaaaatgacctccagcaggccaaaaAGGtgtatgtgtctgctcaaacggtcagaaacagactccatgagggtggtatgagggcccgatgtccacaggtgggggttgtgcttacagcccaacaccgtgcaggacgtttggcattttggtgttctctggcagattggcaaattcgccactggcgccctgtgctcttcacagatgaaagcaggttcacactgagcacgtgacagagtctggagacgccgtggagaaccttctgctgcctgcaacatcctccagcatgaccggtttggcggtgggtcagtcatggtgtggggtggcatttctttgggggcccgcagagccctccatgtgctcgccagaggtagcctgactgccattaggtaccgagaagagatcctcagaccccttgtgagaccatatgctggtgcggttggccctgggttcctcctaatgcaagacaatgctagacctcatgtggctggagtgtgtcagcagttcctgcaagaggaaggcattgatgctatggactggcccgcccattccccagacctgaatccaattgagcacatctgggacatcatgtctcgctccatccaccaacgccacgttgcaccacagactgtccaggagttggcggatgctttagtccaggtctgggaggagatgcctcaggagaccatccgccacctcatcaggagcatgcccaggcgttgtagggaggtcatacaggcacgtggaggccacacacacacacacacactactgagcctcattttgacttgttttaaggacattacatcaaagttggatcagcctgtagtgtggttttccactttaattttgagtgtgactccaaatccagacctccatgggttgataaatttgatttccattgataatttttgtgtgattttgttgtcagcacattcaactatgtaaagaaaaaagtatttaataagaatatttcattcattcagatctaggatgtgttattttagtgttccctttatttttttgagcagtgtacatttgatttgatttgtttgaggaattttaattatgagatttctgtttgaatttggcgccctgcactttcactggctgttgtcatatcatcccgttaacgggattgcagccataattaaaactatagttttggcaagtctgttagaacatctactttttTGACATCacttgacacaagtcatttttccaacaattgtttacagacagattatttcacagcatcacaattccagtgggtcagaagtttacatacactaagttgactgtgcctttacacagcttggaaaattacagaaaattgtgtaatggctttagaagcctctgataggctaattgacatcatttgactcatttggaggtgtacctgtggatgtatttcaaggcctaccttcaaactcagtgcctctttgcttgccatcactggaaaaatcaaaagaaatcagccaagacctcagaaaaaagaattgtagacctccacaagtctggttcatccttgggagcaatttccaaacgcctgaaggtaccatgttcatctgtacaaacaatagtacgcaagtataaacaccatgggaccacgcagcaatcataccgctcagaaaggagacgcgttctgtctcctagagatgaacggacTTTGGTgcaaaagtgtaaatcaatcccagaacaacagcaaaggaccttgtgaagatgctggaggaaacacgtacaaaagtatctatatccacagttaaacaagtcttatattgacataacctgggactggtgcacttcacaaaatagatggcatcatgaggcaggaaaattatgtggatatattgaagcaacatctcaagacatcagtcaggaagttaaagcttggtcgcaaatgggtcttccaaatggacaatgaccccaagcatacttccaaagttgtggcaaaatggctttaaggacaacaaagtcaaggtattggagtggccatcacaaagccctgacctcaatcatgtAGAAaatttatgggcagaactgaaaaagcgcgtgcgagcaaggaggcctacaaacctgactccgttacaccagctctgtcagaattccaaaattcacccaacttattgtgggaagcttgtggaaggctacccaaaacaattgactcaagtaaaaaataaataaggcaatgctaccaaatactaaatgagtgaatataaacttctgacccactgggaatgtgatgaaagaaataaaagcttaaataaatctactattatttcacatttttaaaataaagtggtgatcctcactgacctaagacagtacatttttactaggattaaatgtcaggaattgtatttatttttatttttaagaactacgttaaatgtatttggctaaggtgtatgtaaacttatgacttcaactgtacatgtaggtagaagtAAAGTGAATACGCATTGATAACAAACACAGTAGCGTAAaagaaacggggggggggggtatttgattaactgttaagcagtcttatggcttggggtagaagctgttaaggagccttttggacctatacttggcactccagtaccacttcccatgcggtagcagagagaagtctGACTTGCGTGGCTGGAGActcacaatttttagggccttcctctgacaccgcctggtatagaggtcctggatggcaggaagcttggccaaagtgaagtactgggccgtgcgcactaccctctgtagggctttgcggtcggatgctgagcagttgccataccaagcgttaatgcaaccagtcaggatgctctcgattgtgcagctaTATAACAACTtttgaggatccatgccaaatcttttcagtctcctgagggggaatgggcgttgtcgtgccctcttcatgactgtcttggtgtgtttggaccatgatagcttgttggtgatgtggacaccaagctcTAGACTTGCTCCACCACAGCCCcattgtgcttggccacgcagtcgcgggtgaacagggactacaggaggggccccaacgttgaggatcagcatggcagatgtgtagcctacccttaccacctgggggtgggcccatcaagaagtccaggatccagttgcagagtgagaTTTTCTGTCGCGGGggccttagcttattgatgagctttgagggcactatggtgttgaacgctgaactgtagtcaatgaacagcattctcacctaggtgttccttttgtccaggtgggaaagggcagtgtggagtgcaatagagattgcatcatctgtggatctgttgtgggaGTATGTGAataggagtgggtctagggtttctgggatgattgtgttgatgtgagccatgaccagcctttcaaagcacttcatggctacagacatgagtgctacaggtcggtagtcatttaggcaggttaccttagcgttcttgggcacagggacaatggtggtctacttgaaacatgtaggtattatagactcggtcagggacagtttgaaaacgtcagtgaagacactttccagttggtcaaCACATGCtccgagtacacgtcctggtaatccatgtggccctgcagccttgtgaatattgacctgtttcaaggtcttactcacatcggctatggagcgcttgatcacacagtcgtccgcaCCAGCTGGTGCTCTAATGCATGCTTCGGTTTCACTTGGCTCAAAGCGCACATAGAAATAATTTAAGTCGTCTGGTAGTCTCGTGTCAcagggcagctcacggctgggctTCCcattgtagtccataatagtttgcaagccctgccacatccgactagcgtcagagccggtgtagtaggattcaatcttagcctgtttgatggttcgtcggcgggcatagcaggatttcttccCGCTccatgaaagcggcagctctaccctttagctcagtgcggatgttgcctgtaatccatggcttctggttggggtatgtccgtacggtcactgtgggtgCAACGTCACCAATGTACTGATTGATGAAgccgtgactgatgtggtatactcaatgccattggatgaatcctggggGATTCCGAGGCTGGAACTCAGGACCTCTGCCTCACTAGGTCATACCGAGGCTGGAACTCAGGACCTCTGCCTCACCAAGGTAgaccggggcggcaggtagcctagtggttagagcgttggacttgtaaccgaaaggtaaacttaaaaaggtaaaaatctgtcgttctgcccctgaacaaggcagttaacccactgttcctaggccatcattgaaaataagtaattgttcttaacggacttgcctagttaaataaaggtaaagtaaatattccagtctgtgcaagcaaaacagtcctgtttagcatctgcgtcatctgaccccTTTCATATGGAGCGAGTCAACGGTATTTCCGGATTCAGTTTTTGTTCGTAAGCAGGAGGGTAGACTTATGGtcatttgccaaatggagggcgaaggagagctttgtatgcatctctgtgtgtggagtaaaggtggtctactgATTTTTTTATCCTCTAGTTGCACATGTTACATGCTGgcagaaattaggtaaaacagatttgttttcctgcattaaagtccccggccactaggagcgccgcctctggatgagcattttcttgtttgcttatggccttacacagctcgttgagtggggtcttagtgccagcatcgctttgtggtggtaaatagacagacacgaaaaacatagataaactcttggtaaatagtgtggtctacagcttatcatgaggtactctacttcaggcaagcaaaacctcaAATATGAGatttcgcgcaccagctgttattgacaaatagacacaaacCACCACCTCTCATTTTACCAGAGGTAGCTAGCCTGTCTTGccaatgcacggaaaacccagccaactgtatattatccatgtcgtcgttcagccacgacttggtgaaacataagagaTTACAATTTTGGTTGGATaatctcgaacggagctcatccagtttattctccaatgaTTTCATGTTGGCCTATATAATGgaagaggcgggttacccactcgccaacGAATTCTCACAAGGTACCCGGATCTGTATCCCCTGTATCAGTGCCatctcttcatgcgaatgacgaggatttgggcctggtccaaTTGCAGTAATAAATCCTttgcgtcagactcattaaagaaaaacatctttgtccagttcgaggtgagtaatcgctgttctgatgtccagacgCTCTTTTCTGTCGTAAGaaacagtggcagaaacattgtGTGGTGTGTACCTTGTGCAGGCAGGTGTCCACCACAGCATTGCAGACTCTCTCCAGGTCGTCAAACACCTGTAGCCGGGACCTGACGAAGTCGCACAGCTCCTCGTTAGACATCACATCCCAGATCCCATCGCACGCCAGCACCACAAACTCATCCCCCTCCGCAGCACgctccaacacacacacctgggggaGGAACACACACCTCAGCCTgagagatcacacacacacacacacctcaacaagGACAAAGAACTATAAGTTGTTCCAATCAACATGCTACAGTAATAAAGGCTTTTTAAAAACACACCTCTGGCTCTGGGCTAACCAGCTGTTCTGTGGGACCCTTCCCATCCACACACTTGTAGTCATAGTCCCCCAGGGCTCTGGACACGGCCAGGGAACCATTCACCCTCTGGATCATCACTGACCCCCCTGCGTTCTGGATACGCTCCTTCTCTCTGGGGTTACACGGCTTGTGGTcctaaaagggggggggggggggtcatatgtGCATCCCAAATAACTACTCATGACATGATCAAGATTAGAGATTCTGCACCTCACCTAGCTCAAACTGATCCCCTAAAAATATATGATTAATGTTACTATCGCTCAGTCTCTTCATCAATCCCACCCTCTCCCCTTACTCACCCTCAGTATTGTacctgtgtagtgtgtgtatagtatTGGACCATTATATATCTGGAGAGCTACTCttctgtaggttcactccaaccccagttgtaactaacctggttaGGCACATCAACCAGCTAACTATTAGAGTCAGGTGCTCTAGACTAGAGTTTGAGTGATAACCTCCAGGACGGTTGCTATCCAGGAATagggttggagagtcctggtCTAGTGCGTAGTATTGTACCTGTGTAGAGAATCCAACTCGCCCTTCTCGGCTCAGCACGGCCCGGGAGTCGCCACAGTTTATGAAGTAGAGGTGGGAGGGGCTTAGCAGCACACCCACTGCCGTGGAGCCGCTGCGATCCAACCCATGCCGCAGGTCCGAGAAGTTGCGCATGTACTCGTCGATCCTCAGGAAGCCGGCGCGGATCCCATCCTTAACGCCCTCCACTGAGCCCATCCCCGGGGTGAACTCTGCCCCCCCTAACAGGATGTGCTCCAGCAGGTGGGCAGAGCAGTAGTTGGCGACGCGGGAGCCGGCGTGCCCGTCATAGACGGCAAAGAAGGACCAGTCGTTGAGGCCTTGGGGAAGGCCCACCATGGCAGTGTGGGCATCCTCCATCTCCACCCGCCAGCCCTGCATGCTACTCAGCCCATAGTGCAGCCCGTTGCCCTGGCCATGAGCCGTGTGCTTCTCGGTCTTAGGCTTGTCCAGGAACGCCCCCATACCTACACACTGCTGACAGACAGAGTACATAAGGTACATTAACAACATAGTCATACGTTAATATGTCAATGTTACCTTTAGGAAGTCTAGACACTTCGCCTTTATGTCCATGAGGTACAGGTTTTAGACTAACTTTTCCCACTGGTGCTACCATTTCCACTGGTGCTACAATTTCCACAGGTGCTACTGGCGCTACTATTTCCACAGGTGCTACTATTTCCACTGGTGCTACCATTTCCACTGGTGCTACCATTTCCACTGGTGCTACCATTTCCACTGGTGCTACCATTTCCACTGGTGCTACCATTTCCACTGGTGCTACCATTTCCACTGGTGCTACCATTTCCACTGGTGCTACCATTTCCACTGGTGCTACCGGTGCTAATATTTCCACTGGTGCTACAGGTGCTAATATTTCCACTGGTGCTACAGGTGCTAATATTTCCACTGGTGCTACAGGTGCTACCATTTCCACTGGTGCTACCATTTCCACTGGTGCTACCATTTCCACTGGTGCTACCATTTCCACTGGTGCTACCATTTCCACTGGTGCTACCATTTCCACTGGTGCTACCATTTCCACTGGTGCTACCATTTCCACTGGTGCTACCATTTCCACTGGTGCTACCGGTGCTAATATTTCCAC includes the following:
- the LOC139570080 gene encoding protein phosphatase 1B-like, which produces MGAFLDKPKTEKHTAHGQGNGLHYGLSSMQGWRVEMEDAHTAMVGLPQGLNDWSFFAVYDGHAGSRVANYCSAHLLEHILLGGAEFTPGMGSVEGVKDGIRAGFLRIDEYMRNFSDLRHGLDRSGSTAVGVLLSPSHLYFINCGDSRAVLSREGRVGFSTQDHKPCNPREKERIQNAGGSVMIQRVNGSLAVSRALGDYDYKCVDGKGPTEQLVSPEPEVCVLERAAEGDEFVVLACDGIWDVMSNEELCDFVRSRLQVFDDLERVCNAVVDTCLHKGSRDNMSVVLVTLPGAPKVSEQALKKEEELDKYLETRVEDLLGGCGEEGVPDLVSVLRYIASENIPNLPPGGGLASKRSVIEAVYSRLNPHREEEGCDLEDHW